From the genome of Bacteroides sp. MSB163, one region includes:
- a CDS encoding 1-acyl-sn-glycerol-3-phosphate acyltransferase, whose protein sequence is MKKAIYSFIYYRILGWKTNVTVPDYDKCVITAAPHTSNWDLFIGKLFYGAIGRKTCFMMKKEWFFFPLGLIFKAVGGIPVDRGRKTSLVDQMAERFAKSKKFQLAITPEGTRKANPNWKKGFYFIALKAQVPIVMIGIDYTTKTISATKAIMPSGDIEKDMREVKLYYKDFKGKNPKNFALGNI, encoded by the coding sequence ATGAAAAAAGCAATATACAGCTTTATCTACTATCGCATTTTGGGATGGAAGACAAACGTAACTGTGCCGGATTATGATAAATGCGTGATAACTGCAGCACCTCATACATCTAATTGGGATTTATTTATCGGCAAACTATTTTACGGAGCTATCGGACGGAAAACCTGCTTCATGATGAAAAAAGAATGGTTCTTCTTTCCGCTGGGATTAATATTCAAAGCCGTGGGTGGCATACCGGTGGACCGGGGACGCAAAACATCGTTGGTAGACCAGATGGCGGAAAGATTCGCCAAAAGCAAGAAATTCCAACTCGCCATTACACCGGAAGGAACCCGTAAAGCGAATCCTAATTGGAAGAAAGGATTTTATTTTATTGCATTGAAAGCGCAGGTACCTATTGTAATGATAGGTATCGATTATACCACTAAAACGATTTCTGCGACAAAGGCGATCATGCCATCGGGAGATATCGAAAAGGATATGCGCGAGGTAAAGCTCTATTATAAGGATTTCAAAGGGAAGAACCCGAAGAACTTTGCTTTAGGAAACATTTAA
- a CDS encoding amidohydrolase has protein sequence MRVTLLQTDIVWEDKQENLRLLREKLIKLRGEAEIVVLPETFSTGFSMDSRRLAEPVSGETITLLRQWAVEFQFAITGSYIACDEEADANKNAVPSPDKPYYNRAFFLTPEGEAYYYDKRHLFRMGQETEHFTAGNQRLVISYRGWNILLLVCYDLRFPVWSRNVNNEYDLLIYVANWPVPRRRVWDILLQARALENISYVCGVNRIGTDGNQMLYNGGSVIYSPKGDLLASVPDHEEGTATATLDLSVLRDFRQKFPAWKDAECFLIKN, from the coding sequence ATGCGTGTAACTCTATTACAGACAGACATCGTTTGGGAAGATAAACAAGAAAATCTCCGCTTGCTCCGGGAAAAGCTGATAAAGCTTCGCGGAGAAGCGGAGATTGTTGTCTTACCCGAAACCTTCTCTACCGGTTTCAGTATGGATAGCCGAAGACTGGCTGAGCCGGTATCGGGTGAAACCATTACCCTCCTGCGTCAATGGGCGGTAGAATTCCAATTCGCCATTACAGGTAGTTATATAGCTTGTGATGAAGAAGCCGATGCAAATAAAAATGCTGTTCCCAGTCCTGATAAGCCTTATTATAACCGTGCTTTTTTCCTGACTCCCGAAGGAGAAGCTTATTACTACGATAAACGACATCTCTTTCGTATGGGCCAGGAAACGGAGCATTTTACAGCCGGTAACCAGCGGCTTGTTATCTCTTACCGGGGGTGGAATATACTGTTGTTAGTCTGCTACGACCTTCGCTTCCCGGTATGGAGCCGGAACGTAAATAATGAATATGATCTTCTGATATACGTTGCCAACTGGCCTGTTCCCCGCCGCCGGGTATGGGACATTCTGTTACAAGCCCGTGCACTCGAAAATATCAGTTATGTTTGCGGTGTCAACCGTATCGGTACGGATGGAAATCAAATGCTATATAATGGCGGCAGCGTCATTTATTCACCAAAGGGCGATTTGCTTGCCAGCGTACCCGACCATGAAGAAGGAACCGCCACCGCAACTCTCGACCTCTCTGTCCTGAGAGATTTCAGACAAAAATTCCCCGCATGGAAAGACGCTGAATGTTTCCTAATTAAGAATTAA